From the Ascaphus truei isolate aAscTru1 chromosome 15, aAscTru1.hap1, whole genome shotgun sequence genome, one window contains:
- the LOC142466820 gene encoding uncharacterized protein LOC142466820 isoform X1, producing the protein MPRVQSQAPIIHPCQHYKVAFSSQDYLLKHLKFKHPAEYMEKMRTEQSCNIPINMTENSSFNHSRQLINNVTASHSKIYILSANTGKDLGVSGKSLIWLSDQNLQKRAQTGERPHVCGECGNGFSDLSSLNTHKRTHTGERPYVCGECGKGFSQLSHLNRHKRTHTGERPHVCGECGKGFSDLSSLNTHKRTHTGERPYVCGECGKGFSDLSSLDKHKRTHTGERPHVCGECGKGFSESSTLIRHKRTHTGERPHVCGECGKRFSQISSLNIHMMTHTGERPHICGECGKGFSVLCNLNKHKGTHTGERPHVCGECGNGFSDLSSLNTHQRTHTGERPHFCGECGKGFRLSSTLRAHKRTHTGERPHVCGECGKGFSRSFCLKTHMRTHTGERPHLCGECGKGFSRLSILNMHKRTHTGERPHVCGECGKGFSQLSSLNRHRRRHMGETTCMWGMWKGFSLLSSLNTQEDAQGRDLSLKPGMFTGNL; encoded by the coding sequence TACAAAGCCAAGcaccaataatccacccatgccaacactacaaggttgcttttagcagtcaggattacctcctcaaacatctgaagttcaaacatCCAGCtgagtatatggaaaagatgaggacagaacaatcttgcaacattccaataaatatgacagaaaattcATCTTTCAACCAttcaaggcaattaataaacaatgtaactgcttctcattccaaaatatatatattatcagctaacacaggaaaagatcttggagtaagtgggaagagtctgatttggttatcagaccagaacTTACAGAAGAGGgcacagacaggggagagaccgcatgtatgtggggaatgtgggaatggatttagtgacttatccagcctgaacacacacaagaggacacacacaggggagagaccatatgtatgtggggaatgtgggaagggatttagtcagttatcccaccttaacagacacaagagaacacacacaggggagagaccacatgtatgtggggaatgtgggaagggatttagtgacttatccagcctgaacacacacaagaggacacacacaggggagagaccatatgtatgtggggaatgtgggaagggatttagtgacttgtcCAGCCTGgacaaacacaagaggacacacacaggggagagaccacatgtatgtggggaatgtgggaagggatttagtgaatCATCCACcctgatcagacacaagaggacacacacaggggagagaccgcatgtatgtggggaatgtgggaagcgaTTTAGTCAGATTTCCAGCCTGAACATACACatgatgacacacacaggggagagaccgcatatatgtggggaatgtgggaagggatttagtgtgttatgcaACCTTAACAAACACAagggaacacacacaggggagagaccgcatgtatgtggggaatgtgggaatggatttagtgacttatccagcctgaacacacaccagaggacacacacaggggagagaccgcatttttgtggggaatgtgggaagggatttcgtTTGTCATCCACACTGAgggcacacaagaggacacacacaggggagaggccgcatgtatgtggggaatgtgggaagggatttagtcggtcaTTCTGCCTGAagacacacatgaggacacacacaggggagagaccgcatctatgtggggaatgtgggaagggatttagtcggttatccatcCTGAACatgcacaagaggacacacacaggggagagaccgcatgtatgtggggaatgtgggaagggatttagtcagttatccagccttaACAGACACAGGAGGAGACACatgggagagaccacatgtatgtggggaatgtggaaggGATTTAGTCTGTTATCCAGCCTTAACACACAAGAGGACGCACAGGGGAGAGACCTTtctctaaagccaggcatgtTTACGGGTAATCTGTGA
- the LOC142466820 gene encoding uncharacterized protein LOC142466820 isoform X2 → MEKMRTEQSCNIPINMTENSSFNHSRQLINNVTASHSKIYILSANTGKDLGVSGKSLIWLSDQNLQKRAQTGERPHVCGECGNGFSDLSSLNTHKRTHTGERPYVCGECGKGFSQLSHLNRHKRTHTGERPHVCGECGKGFSDLSSLNTHKRTHTGERPYVCGECGKGFSDLSSLDKHKRTHTGERPHVCGECGKGFSESSTLIRHKRTHTGERPHVCGECGKRFSQISSLNIHMMTHTGERPHICGECGKGFSVLCNLNKHKGTHTGERPHVCGECGNGFSDLSSLNTHQRTHTGERPHFCGECGKGFRLSSTLRAHKRTHTGERPHVCGECGKGFSRSFCLKTHMRTHTGERPHLCGECGKGFSRLSILNMHKRTHTGERPHVCGECGKGFSQLSSLNRHRRRHMGETTCMWGMWKGFSLLSSLNTQEDAQGRDLSLKPGMFTGNL, encoded by the coding sequence atggaaaagatgaggacagaacaatcttgcaacattccaataaatatgacagaaaattcATCTTTCAACCAttcaaggcaattaataaacaatgtaactgcttctcattccaaaatatatatattatcagctaacacaggaaaagatcttggagtaagtgggaagagtctgatttggttatcagaccagaacTTACAGAAGAGGgcacagacaggggagagaccgcatgtatgtggggaatgtgggaatggatttagtgacttatccagcctgaacacacacaagaggacacacacaggggagagaccatatgtatgtggggaatgtgggaagggatttagtcagttatcccaccttaacagacacaagagaacacacacaggggagagaccacatgtatgtggggaatgtgggaagggatttagtgacttatccagcctgaacacacacaagaggacacacacaggggagagaccatatgtatgtggggaatgtgggaagggatttagtgacttgtcCAGCCTGgacaaacacaagaggacacacacaggggagagaccacatgtatgtggggaatgtgggaagggatttagtgaatCATCCACcctgatcagacacaagaggacacacacaggggagagaccgcatgtatgtggggaatgtgggaagcgaTTTAGTCAGATTTCCAGCCTGAACATACACatgatgacacacacaggggagagaccgcatatatgtggggaatgtgggaagggatttagtgtgttatgcaACCTTAACAAACACAagggaacacacacaggggagagaccgcatgtatgtggggaatgtgggaatggatttagtgacttatccagcctgaacacacaccagaggacacacacaggggagagaccgcatttttgtggggaatgtgggaagggatttcgtTTGTCATCCACACTGAgggcacacaagaggacacacacaggggagaggccgcatgtatgtggggaatgtgggaagggatttagtcggtcaTTCTGCCTGAagacacacatgaggacacacacaggggagagaccgcatctatgtggggaatgtgggaagggatttagtcggttatccatcCTGAACatgcacaagaggacacacacaggggagagaccgcatgtatgtggggaatgtgggaagggatttagtcagttatccagccttaACAGACACAGGAGGAGACACatgggagagaccacatgtatgtggggaatgtggaaggGATTTAGTCTGTTATCCAGCCTTAACACACAAGAGGACGCACAGGGGAGAGACCTTtctctaaagccaggcatgtTTACGGGTAATCTGTGA